A window of Campylobacter cuniculorum DSM 23162 = LMG 24588 contains these coding sequences:
- a CDS encoding NAD(P)H-dependent oxidoreductase — MNFEDLLHKRHACKLFNDKKISDTDMRFILESGVLTPSSKGFEPWKFIVLGQKEQNEELSKLCWNQQNVATASHNIIILARTDLQSKDEFLQKQIRRFSGRSEENFQKILATYTHSSTDKMNKKELYHYAQLQCYLALMQMSLAAMSRGIDTCMIGGFEKEKVDAFLKLKKPFETAVILSLGYRANEPKYAKQRLKFEEVVEYL; from the coding sequence ATGAATTTTGAAGATCTTTTGCATAAAAGACATGCTTGTAAGCTTTTTAATGATAAAAAAATTAGCGATACAGATATGCGTTTTATCCTAGAAAGCGGGGTTTTAACGCCAAGTTCCAAAGGTTTTGAGCCATGGAAATTTATAGTGCTTGGTCAAAAAGAGCAAAATGAAGAGCTTTCAAAATTATGCTGGAATCAGCAAAATGTCGCCACAGCAAGCCACAATATCATCATTTTAGCGAGGACAGATTTACAAAGCAAAGATGAATTTTTACAAAAACAAATTCGTCGCTTTAGTGGTAGAAGTGAAGAAAATTTCCAAAAAATTTTAGCCACTTATACGCATTCATCAACAGATAAAATGAACAAAAAAGAGCTTTATCATTATGCTCAACTTCAATGTTATCTTGCTTTAATGCAAATGTCTTTAGCGGCTATGAGTCGCGGGATTGATACTTGTATGATTGGGGGATTTGAAAAAGAAAAAGTTGATGCCTTTTTAAAACTCAAAAAACCTTTTGAAACTGCTGTGATTTTGTCCTTAGGTTACAGAGCTAATGAGCCAAAATATGCAAAACAAAGACTAAAATTTGAAGAAGTGGTGGAATATCTATGA